The following are from one region of the Nicotiana tomentosiformis chromosome 7, ASM39032v3, whole genome shotgun sequence genome:
- the LOC104116027 gene encoding heavy metal-associated isoprenylated plant protein 16-like, with amino-acid sequence MKQKVVIRLSLNGNDQKYRTKALKIAVSQPGVESAAMTGEEKNQLEVVGEIDAADLTSLLRKNLGQAELVSVGPAGGGDKKVPDTKPPAAAAAAVAQSQPVLYYYTYPPQYPIYQVGDSYGQSGCSIM; translated from the exons ATGAAG CAAAAGGTGGTTATCAGATTATCTTTGAACGGGAACGATCAGAAATATCGGACCAAGGCCTTAAAAATTGCTGTTTCTCAGCCAG GTGTGGAATCAGCAGCAATGACGGGGGAAGAAAAGAACCAATTAGAAGTTGTGGGAGAGATAGACGCTGCGGATCTGACGAGCTTGCTCAGGAAAAATTTAGGGCAAGCAGAGCTAGTGAGCGTCGGCCCAGCTGGTGGCGGCGACAAGAAAGTTCCTGATACAAAGCCTCCAGCTGCAGCTGCAGCTGCGGTGGCTCAGTCGCAACCCGTCTTATACTATTATACCTATCCTCCTCAATACCCTATTTACCAAGTTGGAGATTCATATGGTCAATCTGGCTGTTCCATTATGTGA